From a region of the Lactuca sativa cultivar Salinas chromosome 4, Lsat_Salinas_v11, whole genome shotgun sequence genome:
- the LOC111921797 gene encoding calcium-binding protein CML38, with the protein MDKEQQYERVFRHLDKNGDGKLSPPELQICIGKIGEELSLEEAEIVAELIDSDGDGLLSFDDLVKVVEGANEEEKANDLKMAFRMYEEVEGCGCITPKSLRRMLSKLGESRSVDECKLMIARFDLDGNGFLDFGEFQDMMS; encoded by the coding sequence ATGGACAAAGAACAGCAATACGAACGTGTATTCAGACATCTGGACAAGAATGGTGACGGGAAGCTATCACCACCGGAGCTCCAAATTTGCATCGGGAAGATTGGTGAGGAGTTGTCATTGGAGGAGGCGGAGATTGTAGCTGAGTTAATAGACTCAGATGGTGATGGATTATTGAGCTTTGATGACTTGGTTAAAGTGGTGGAAGGTGCAAATGAAGAAGAAAAGGCGAATGATTTGAAGATGGCGTTTCGAATGTATGAAGAAGTTGAGGGGTGTGGTTGTATAACGCCCAAGAGTTTGAGGAGGATGCTTAGCAAACTAGGAGAGTCGAGAAGTGTGGATGAATGTAAGTTGATGATCGCCAGGTTTGACCTCGATGGCAACGGGTTCCTTGATTTCGGCGAGTTTCAGGACATGATGTCATGA